Genomic window (Streptomyces sp. LX-29):
CGAAAATGACCCTATGGCGGACAACCCCCTGGTCCACGCCCTGGCCGCCGCGGCGCACGGCTTCGCGGTGATCCCGCTGACCCGCGCGAAACTTCCCGCCGTGCGCTCCCCGCACCACCGCGACCCGGTCTGCGCGCCACCACCGGGGGTCGACCCGGACTCCACCGAGCCTCCGGGGCCGGAACGGGGACGGTCCCCGACCACGGGCACAGGCGGGAGAGCGGTCATGGGCACGGATCCGTGGTCGGTCATGGGCACGGACCCGTGGTCGGTCATGGGCACCGACCCGAGCCCGGACGCCGACACCGACCCGAGCCCGGACGCCGACACCGACCCGAGCCCGGACGCCCGTACGGGCCCGAGGCCGGACGCTCACACAGGCCCGAGCCCGGACGCCCGCACGGGCCCGAGCCCAGGCCATGGGCAGAGGGGTGCGCCGGGCCGTGGGCCGGGGGGTGATCCGACGACGCCCGGCCGGGGGTGCGGACCGGCGACGCCCCGCCCCGCGCGGGCGGCCCCCTGCCACGGTGAGTGCGGACGGCTCGGTCACGGCGTCTACGACGCCTCGACGGACCCCGACACCATCCGCGCCCTCTTCGCCGCCGCCCCATGGGCCACGGGCTACGGCATCGCGTGCGGAGTCCCCCCGCACCACCTGGTCGGGGTGGACCTGGACCACAAGCCCGCGACGGCCACCGACGGCCTGGCGGCCTTCGCCCGGCTGGCGCGCGAGGACGCCTTCGCCGTCCCCCACACGGTGACCGTCCTCACCCCCAGCGGCGGTCGCCATCTGTGGCTCACCGCCCCGGGGGACGCTCCCGTCCACAACTCCGTGGGTCGGCTGGCACGCGGCGTCGACATCCGTGGCCTGGGCGGCTATCTGGTCGGGCCGGGCTCCCGCAGCTCGCGCGGCGACTACCGCCGGGCCCCCGGGTCCCCCCTCTGGACCCCGGCTCCCGCACCGGAGGCGCTGCTGCGCCTGCTCGCCCCGCCCCGTCCCGTCTCCCGGCCGCGGCCGACCCGCCCCCTCACGCCCCACCGTGCCGCCGCCCTGGTCGCGTTCGTCCGCGCCTCCCGCCCCGGGGAGCGCAACTCCCGCCTCTACTGGGCGGCTTGCCGCGCCTGCGACGCGGGAGCCGACCCGGCCCTCACCCATGCCCTTCTGAACGCGGCCCTCAGCACCGGCCTCCCGTCCCACGAAGCCGCCGCCACACTCGCCTCGGCGGCGCGCCGGGACGGGCTCCGAAGCGCCGGTCAGGGGTGAGCGGCCGGCCCCCCGGCGTCCGCGCTGCCCCGTGCCGCCTGCCAGGCCGCGGGGTCGTGGAAGTGCACGTCGTAGCGGTCCTGTTGGGGCAGGAGGCTCTCGAAGGGCTCCAGTCCGTGCTGGATGCGGCCCAGGGCCCGGAAGTACCCGAATCGGTCGACGCCCGGCGTCAGCACCGCGATCAGGTCGGCGGTGGTGCCAGCGGCGGCTCCGAAGGCGTGCGGCATCGTCGGCGGGACGACGACCAGTCCGCCCGCGCCCACCGGCTTCAGCTCGCCGTCCAGGAAGAACTCCACCGTGCCGTCGAGCACGTAGAAGAGCTCCGTGGAGAGCGCGTGGTGATGCGTCCGGGCGCCGTCCGCGCCCGCGCCGAGGGTGAGGCGGTTGGCGCCCAGCGCGCCGCCGGTCTCACCGCCGTCGGCCAGCAGCCGGAAGCCTCCGCCGTGCGGCAGCGGCACGTGTTCGGCCTGCTCGGGCAGGATGACGAGCGCGTCACGGGTTTCCAGGGTCATCGTTCCCGGTTCCTCTCCGGAGTCTCCGCCAGGCCCGACTCCGTTCGCCGTGGCCGACTCCGTCGACTCCCACGGCTCCATTCGAGCCCGGGAAGAAGCTCCGTACCAGAAGCGGTTTCCACCGGCAGAAATCATCGATCGTGATGAATCGGGGGACGGGTGGAACTGCGGCAGCTCCGGTACTTCGTGGCCGTGGCCGAGGAGGGCGGGTTCGGCCGGGCCGCCGAACGGCTCAGCATCGTCCAGTCGGCCGTGAGCCAGCAGATCCGCCGTCTGGAACGCGAGCTCGGGGTGACCCTCTTCGACCGCTCCACGCGCCGTGTGCACCTCTCCGGCGCCGGCGAACGGCTGCTCCCGGAGGCCCGTGCCGCCCTCGCCGCCGCCGAGCGGATCCGGCGGGTGGCCGCCGACATCACGACCGGCGACGAGGGGGTCCTGCGGCTGGGCGGCGTCCAGGGGCCCGGTGATCGGATCTACCGGCTGCTCGCCGCGCTGTCGTCCACGGCCCCCCGGCTGCGCGTCCGGCTGCGGCGTCTCCCCGTCTCCGACCGACTCACCGCCGTGCGCACCGGCGAGTTGGACGCCGCGCTGGTCCGGGCCCTGCCCGCGGCGCCGGGGTTGGAACTCCTCCCCGTCTGGACCGACCCGCTGTACGCGGCCCTCCCCGCGGACCACCCCCTGGCGGCCGAGCCGTCCCCCCGTCTGGAACACCTGGCGGAACTGCCGCTGCGGCTGGCCCCGCGCGAGCAGAACCCGCCCTTTCACGACCTGGTCACCGAGGCGCTCCGCACGGCGGGCGCCGACCCGGTGCCGGGACCTCCCTTCACCCACCTCCAGGAGACGCTCACCGCGATCGCCGCCGGCGCCCCCTCCTGGACGGTCTTCTACGACGTGGTCGGGCTGCCGCCGCTCCCCGGCGTCGCCCTCCGCCCGCTGGCCGGGCTCACCCTGACCACCTTCCTGGCCGTGCTCCCGGGCCCTCCCCCCGCGCCGGTCCGCCACCTCCTCCAGGCCGCCGCCAGCGCCGAACTCCCGACCTGACCAGGCGCTTCACGACCAGTCAGACGGCAACCGACCCGGCTCCCACCCACTCCGGAAAAAATCCTCACCGCTCCTGTCACACGCGCGCGGCGCGCCGTGTCAATCAGGTGACGGGCTCACCGCGCCCGGCCGGCGCGGCCCGCACCGGCACACCGCCTGATGAGGAGCACCTTCGGATGTCCACCACCTACGTCGTCATCACCGTTCTGGCCGCCGTCATGTCGGGCTTCTCCGCCGGCTCGATCTTCTTCAACGCTCCCTGGGTCGTGCAGCCCATGATCGACTACAGGGTCCCGCGCGGTTGGTGGACCTGGCTGGGCATCGCCAAGGCCGCCGGCGCCATCGGCCTCCTCGTGGGCCTGGCCATACCGCTCATCGGCGTGCTGGCCGCCATCGGCCTGATCCTCTACTTCACCGGCGCCGCCATCACCGTCGCCCGCGCCCGCTGGTACAGCCACATCGCCTTCCCCCTCGTCTACATGGCCCCGGCGGCCGCCTCCCTGATCCTGGGCCTCACCTCCTGAGCCCGCGCCCCCAGCCACGCGCCGGCATGCACCGGCGAGCCGGGGGACGGGGGGAACCACTATCTCTTGATGCTGCCGACGGTCACCGCGCCCGCGGTGCGGATGTAGGCGCTGAGGGCGTGCAGGAGCATGCCGAAGGCGTGGGAGGGGGGCCGGGAGGCCGACCAGGCGAGCATCGCCGTGCACGGGGGTAGGTCGGTGACGGGGATGAAACGGATGCCAGGCCAGGGCATGAGCCCCCGGCTGCTTTCGGAGACGAAGCGGATGCCGTTTCCCAGACTGACGAGGGAGACGCAGGCCTCCAGCGTGATGCCCGTCTGGTCGGTGTACCGCACCGGACTCCCGTCGGGGCGGGGGTCGGCGGCCCAGAAGTCGCGCCACTCCCGGTCCATCTCGGGCGGGAAGCCGATGACCGGCTGGTCGGCTAGGTCCGCGAGGGTCAGGGCTTCACGGTTCGCCAGTGGATGAGTGTCGGCCAGGCAGGCGAAACGAGGTTCGGTCGCCAACTGAAGCGCCCGGATCCCCTCGGGCATGGGCCCGTAGCACGCCACGCCGTCCACCTCCCCGTCCAGCACCACGCGCGCCTGCTCGACGGGGTCCACGGCACGCCACTCGACGTCGGGAACCTCATGGCGTTTACGCAAGTCCTCGACGAGGATTCGCAGAGCGGGTAGGCCGGAGACGTAGCCCCCGAGAACCACCCGGTCCGGTGCCGCCGGGCGCGCTTGCACCTTTGCGGCACCGCGAAGGGCGTCAACGGCGTCCACCACCGCCCGCGCGCGCGGCAGCAGTGCCTCCCCAGCCGGCGTGAGCTCCACCCGCCGCGTGGACCGCTCCACGAGCGGCACCCCCAGATGCTCCTCAAGGGTGCGGATCTGGCGGCTGAGCGTGGGCTGACTGATGAACAGCCGCCTGGCTGCACGTCCGAAATGAAGTTCCTCTGCCAACACCAAGAGCAGGCGCAACTGATGCGCGCTCGGATCCGTGGTCATGAATCCCCCCAGCGGCCTACTGATCACTCGTCCGCGACGTATGCGGGCAAGGATATCAGTGGCTCATTCAGCCACGTCGATCACCATGCCGATTTCGGTATCAATCCTCGCGGGACGGACCGGCCACCACACGAATGGAACCCAGCATTCGCCGCCAATGGCTCTCTGCCACCTCACCTCCGCCGCTGTGGCACTACCCAGGCACCACACCCCTGACCCCACCAGCACATACAGCAAAGAATGATTGCCACTGGTCCAGTATCTACTTTCTTCCAGCAGGAAAACCACGGGGGGAACCGGGTCAATCACCATACACACCTCGAAGTATTTCGCAGTGGTGACTACCACCTCTTCGACAACTCGAATTGCGACCCCCAGGTCACGCCGATGATCTCAGTTCAGGAGATTCCCTTAATCGCTTTACCGGCGGACCAAAAATGAGTTACTGCGTCTACTTATACGCATCACCCACCACGCTCGGCGACCTGACCGCCTCGCGCGTGGTGGCGGTCGGCCTTCGACTGGAGCACTGAGCGAGTGCGCTGATCACCGGTCAGGGGAATCACAGGTCTGCCAGCAGAAGTGAGTCCCGGTTCCGCCCATCACACGGCTGCTGCCCGATGAAGGCCGGGGTGAGATGCTCCTCTCGACTGCGAGACAGAGCCCAACACAAAGGGGTGCCCCGTTCCTTGGGGCACCCCTTCTGACCAGCTACGTCGCTGACCTCGGCGGAGAGTGTGGGATTTGAACCCACGGTGACGTCGCCGCCACGACGGTTTTCAAGAGCGCTCCGGTTCCTAGGGTCCCTGCCTAGTTGACCTGCGGAAACGTCCGATACCTCGCCTCGGTCATCTCCGCTGGCCCACACATGGCCCACAGCGACCGGGGCTACGCCTCGAATGGCCCCGGCCGACAGGTCACACCGAAGGCATGAGGCGACTTGTGAAGCCTCCCTGGCAGAGTCGCTCGTACGCCGCCATGACGTCCCCCGGAACGTCCTGCTCGATCATGAAACCCTGCTTGGGATAGATCACGAGCCGCTGGAGCGCACCCACGAGCATGTCGATCACGAGACGGCCGTCGCCGATGCTGTCGACATACTCGGGAAACTCCATCGGCGCCGAAGCGCAAACGATGTCCACCTGAGGCCAGAGCTTGCGAGCGGTCGCGTACGCCCGGCGTTGCTCGTACGGCTTGGAGACAAGGAGGACCGACAAGACGTCGATGCCCGCAGCCTCCAAGAGCTCTCGCGAGTACGTGATGTTCTGACCGGTGTTGGTGGCGTTCGTGTCGACGAGGATCGCGTCCGCCGGAACCCCGAGTCCGACCGCGTGCTTCCGGTAGGCAATGGCCTCACCCTCCGGAAAGCGACTTCGAGTCGTCGGACTGTTAGCCCCGGTGAACACGATCACCGGGACCATGCCCGCCTTATACGCCTCGGCTGCGGCTGTGGCGACACTCAGATCGTGACTGCCAAGGCCGATCGCAACCGAACAAGGCTTCGGGGAGTGGTGCATCTGGTGGTAGTCCCAGACGACCCGGGCGTCGTCCCACGCCTGCGCCGAGATCACTTGCCCGCCTCTCCCCTCACGAGCCGCAATGCTTCGGCCGCCTCGCCGTCGGGGAGCTGCTGGGCCCAGGACATGAACACAGCTCGGACCTGCGCCACGTCGGCCACACCGAGCGCCTTCGCAAGCTGCTCCCACGTTGCTCCGTGCCGCAAGCCCTCTCGGACCAGGCGCTGTTCCTCGTCGTCGACGACGAGGCGAATCACGGCACCGAGGGCGAGCGCGGCAAGTGCGTCGCCAACGCCGACATCACCTGTGCCCCGACCTGCCACACGAGCGGTGTGACGCTCTCGCCTCTCCGCGAGCAGCCACAGGTTGGCGGTGGGGACGTCGCTGGGTGCCGTGATGACCGCTGTGTCGATCGGCTGGGGCTTTCCTTCACTCGGCACGGGGGCCTCCTTCCTGGGACTTCTGATCGCGGGCGGAGTCGGGAACCTTGAAGTCGTACTCCCACGCGAAGCGCGTGGCGGCATGCACACCAATGGCGAACTCCACCACAGTGCCATCAGCCGTGTACGTGGTCCGATGCAGTTCAACGACAGGCTCGCCCGGGGGGAGCTGGAGGAGCTTCACCTCCTCGGCTGTGGGCACGCGCGCGAGCAGCTCTTCCTTCATGTGGTCGATCTCGTACCCAGCGTCGTACAGCACCCGAAATCCACCGCCTCGGCCGGCGGGTCCGGGCTTCGGGTCGACGATGCGGGTTCCTTCGACATGCTCGGGCCGGTAGTAGCTGGTCAAGGTATGCGTCGGCTGATCGCCTTCCTTCACCAGCCGCGCACGTGCGTAGACCTCGGCGCCTGCCGGGAGTCCGTGAGCGGCAGCGACGGCCGGAGGGGCTACGACTCGGCTGACGGTCTGGGTCTGCTCACCGCGGCGGTACGCACGCCCGGACGCGACACGGTCGGCGATGAACGCCACCTCGTCGCCGTCGCGCCACTTCGCCTTGTCGTACCGGGCGATGCCGAGCCGCTTGAGCGGCGCTCGCTGGCGCACGACGGTGCCGTGGCCGCGCGAGGAGGTCACGAGCCCCTCGGCTTCCAGAGCCTTATAGGCCGCGTGAACCGTGGATTTGGAGCCTTCACCCGCGTCCACCCAGTCCCTGATCTGCGGCAACTGGTCGCCCGGCGCATATTCACCGCTCTGGATCTTCTCAGCGATCCGATCCGCCAGCTCTCGCCACTTAGGTGCCATGCAGAACCTCCTTCCGGCATGGACCAGTGAAACACAGTCCTAGGACTGTTGACAGTCCTAGGACTGTGGGCCACTCTCTTCATCAACGGAACGCAGTCCTAGGACAGCGCACCGCGAAGGGCCTTCTCAGGGCTTCTTCGAGCACGCCCGGAGGACCTGGCGACAGGCCCGAAGGCAGCGATTGGACCTTGAGAACTCAACAGAGCGCATGAACGGCGGGGTGGAAATCCCCGCTCCCGAGGCGGCCCGGGTGATGGTCGTCGGCGGCCACTTAGAGGCGGGTGGACCTGTCCCGCCCGCGTGCCAGCTCTGGAGAACACCGCTGGGGATCATCCCTTCATTGCTGAAGGTCAACCCCGGGGTGCCACCTGGTGCGCGCCGCCCTGCTGGCGTCAGAGCAGTGATGATGACGCGCCCGAATCTCAGGCTCGGAACCGGCCCGCCGTGACAACGGCGAGCCGGTGAAGCCTGGCCCCGATACGGCCGTGATGGTGCGGGATCGACTCCCGCTCGGGGCACTCCGGCCGCTGGCCGGCGACCCACACAGAGCGCGGCCCCGGTGTCCTACCACCGGGGCCGCTGTTCGGGCCGTTCCTGTCGAAGGGAGCACGACCCAATGAAGTGCATCGTTGCTGTTCCGGCGGGTGTTACCGCCCTTGATCTCGACCGCGAGCCGTCGGCCGCGGAGCTGGACGCGATCGACCGCGAGATGCCCGTCATCCGGGCGGAGGTCGAGTTGTTGGACGTGCAGATCATGACGCTGGACCGGCCGCTGTCGGAGCTGGACGAGCGGCGACTGCGGCGGGCGCGGCGGCGGGTGCTGGCCGCGCGCGTCGCCGTGATCAACCAGACGGCCGGTGCGAGCGTTCCCGGGGGTGCCGCGTGAGCGCCGCACCCGATACCGAGATCATCAGGGCTCACAAGCTGAGCGCGCCCATGCTTCGTGCCCTCTACACGGGTGAGGAAGGCCAAGTGGTGGCGTGCGGTGTCCGCACGGAGCGCGCCCTGATCGCCCGGGGTCTGATCCACCCCGTTGAGAGCACGCTGACGGAGAAGGGCTCTGCCCTGCTGGCGAAAGTCCGGGGCCAGGGCACGGCTATGGGGTCGATCACCCCCCGCACCGCCGCCGACCTCCCGAAGGGGACCCGCGTCATGTGCGCCGAGGGGCGCATGGGGACCGTCAACGGGGTCGACATCGGGCGCGTCACCAACACTGACCACCCGAATCACGGTCGTGAGTACGTCGGCGTGGGGTGGGACGCAGTCGAGGGTGACATGGGCTGCAACCGGCGCAGCCGCCCCTTCGTCGACGAACTGACTGTGGTCGGGGAGTGTGGCGTGGCCGGCACCGTCCGTTGCCCAGCCGCTCACCCCGACGACCCGACCCCGTGCGACGGCCCGGCCGTCGTGACCGTGCTGGACGCCTACAACGATGGGGCGGACGGCTGCGAGCACCACGGGGCCCGGCTGCTGGCGTCGTTGGAGCGTGGCAGCGTCTACGCCCTGCCCGACGCCCCGGCGGGCGCCGCCATCCGTGTCTTCATCGCCGCGGACGACATCCCGCCGTTCGTCTGGTACGAGGGCGCCCCGCGTACTCAGCCGAGCCAGCGCAGCCGCGCGGAGAACGGCCGCAAGGGAGGTACGGCGTGAGCGCCAAGACCGTTCTTCCCGCCGTGGCGATGACGGCGGTGTCCATGGTCCTCACTCTGGCCGTGGTCCTGGTGTGGCTGGGCACGGCGGTGCCGTGGCCGGTCGCGCTGGTCGTCGGTCTCGGCATCGACGGTGGATGGCTTGCCACGCTCGCCTATGAACGCCGACTCGCCGCGCAGGGCGACCACAACCGCACCGTGACGGGCGTCGGCTGGTTCTTCGGCCTGGTCGCCACTGGCGTCCTCATCGCCCACGCGCTGACCGCCGAAGAGTCGCCGGGCGCGTGGCTGGCCGTGGCCTGGCTGCCCCTCGCGGCTAAGGCAATGTGGCTGGTCCACAGTCTGTGGGAGCGCACCGCCCTCACCCCGGCCGCGCTCGGTGCGATCCGGGGAATCCAGCAAGAGGCCCGTGACGAAGCGGCCGTTGCCCGCGCCCGGCTGCGGGCGGAAGCTGCCACCGAGGAGACCCGGCTGACGGCCGTGACGCAGGCCGGGGCCCGCGTCGCACGCGTCCAGGCCAAGACCGCTGACACCCTGGCCGAAGCATGGTCGACGCTGGAGACGGCGCGGCGGGGCGAGGAGACCGGCAGGGCCCTGACCAGCGTGACGACCCGCGTCACACCTGGCGTCACACCCTCGTGGGAACTCCCCGTGTGGGGTCCCACCGAGCCCGTTCCCGCGCTGGAGACAGGGCCCGCACTCACGGATGAAGCGCTTGACGCGCTGGTCGACGAGATCCGGCACAGCGAGACGCCCGCCCTGTCCTACCGCGAGATGTCCGCCCGGTTCCGCGCGGCAGGCCACTCCGCATCCGAAGTCCGCCTCCGGGCCGCATGGAAGCGCGTGGCCGCATGACCATCTCGACCCCGCCCAAGGAGGGGGGACTTCTATGACGAACCTTCCGGCCCCGCGGCCCACCCCGCCCGCGGTCGTCCAGCTCCCGGACGGCACCTGGGCCTACACCGATCAGCTCCCGGCCCTCCCCGCTCAGGTGCCGGTGCCCCAGGTGATCCATGTGCATCAGGCTCCGCCGGACCGCACCATCCAGCGCGTCGCCCTCGGGGCTGGCGCCGGCGGCGGTGCGGTGGCCGCGGGCGTGTACTTCGGCCCGCTGCTGGTCGCCGCGCTCACCTCGGTCGCGATCAGCCTCGCCATCGCCGCCCTGGTCGTCGCCCTCGTCTGCTCGGCCGTCGTCAGCGTGGTCCGCTCCGTGGCCGGTGCCGACGGGCAGGCCGCGGCCAAGGCGGTCGGCAAAGCCCGGCGGCGTGGCTGAGCGTCCGGCCGCCGTGCTCCACGTGCCGCCTTGGGCGTGGGGTGCGGTGGCCGGA
Coding sequences:
- a CDS encoding GntR family transcriptional regulator, translating into MAPKWRELADRIAEKIQSGEYAPGDQLPQIRDWVDAGEGSKSTVHAAYKALEAEGLVTSSRGHGTVVRQRAPLKRLGIARYDKAKWRDGDEVAFIADRVASGRAYRRGEQTQTVSRVVAPPAVAAAHGLPAGAEVYARARLVKEGDQPTHTLTSYYRPEHVEGTRIVDPKPGPAGRGGGFRVLYDAGYEIDHMKEELLARVPTAEEVKLLQLPPGEPVVELHRTTYTADGTVVEFAIGVHAATRFAWEYDFKVPDSARDQKSQEGGPRAE
- a CDS encoding LysR family transcriptional regulator, with protein sequence MELRQLRYFVAVAEEGGFGRAAERLSIVQSAVSQQIRRLERELGVTLFDRSTRRVHLSGAGERLLPEARAALAAAERIRRVAADITTGDEGVLRLGGVQGPGDRIYRLLAALSSTAPRLRVRLRRLPVSDRLTAVRTGELDAALVRALPAAPGLELLPVWTDPLYAALPADHPLAAEPSPRLEHLAELPLRLAPREQNPPFHDLVTEALRTAGADPVPGPPFTHLQETLTAIAAGAPSWTVFYDVVGLPPLPGVALRPLAGLTLTTFLAVLPGPPPAPVRHLLQAAASAELPT
- a CDS encoding bifunctional DNA primase/polymerase; translation: MRSPHHRDPVCAPPPGVDPDSTEPPGPERGRSPTTGTGGRAVMGTDPWSVMGTDPWSVMGTDPSPDADTDPSPDADTDPSPDARTGPRPDAHTGPSPDARTGPSPGHGQRGAPGRGPGGDPTTPGRGCGPATPRPARAAPCHGECGRLGHGVYDASTDPDTIRALFAAAPWATGYGIACGVPPHHLVGVDLDHKPATATDGLAAFARLAREDAFAVPHTVTVLTPSGGRHLWLTAPGDAPVHNSVGRLARGVDIRGLGGYLVGPGSRSSRGDYRRAPGSPLWTPAPAPEALLRLLAPPRPVSRPRPTRPLTPHRAAALVAFVRASRPGERNSRLYWAACRACDAGADPALTHALLNAALSTGLPSHEAAATLASAARRDGLRSAGQG
- a CDS encoding DUF6251 family protein, translating into MTNLPAPRPTPPAVVQLPDGTWAYTDQLPALPAQVPVPQVIHVHQAPPDRTIQRVALGAGAGGGAVAAGVYFGPLLVAALTSVAISLAIAALVVALVCSAVVSVVRSVAGADGQAAAKAVGKARRRG
- a CDS encoding DoxX family protein, which encodes MSTTYVVITVLAAVMSGFSAGSIFFNAPWVVQPMIDYRVPRGWWTWLGIAKAAGAIGLLVGLAIPLIGVLAAIGLILYFTGAAITVARARWYSHIAFPLVYMAPAAASLILGLTS
- a CDS encoding YdcF family protein, which codes for MISAQAWDDARVVWDYHQMHHSPKPCSVAIGLGSHDLSVATAAAEAYKAGMVPVIVFTGANSPTTRSRFPEGEAIAYRKHAVGLGVPADAILVDTNATNTGQNITYSRELLEAAGIDVLSVLLVSKPYEQRRAYATARKLWPQVDIVCASAPMEFPEYVDSIGDGRLVIDMLVGALQRLVIYPKQGFMIEQDVPGDVMAAYERLCQGGFTSRLMPSV
- a CDS encoding LysR family transcriptional regulator, which translates into the protein MTTDPSAHQLRLLLVLAEELHFGRAARRLFISQPTLSRQIRTLEEHLGVPLVERSTRRVELTPAGEALLPRARAVVDAVDALRGAAKVQARPAAPDRVVLGGYVSGLPALRILVEDLRKRHEVPDVEWRAVDPVEQARVVLDGEVDGVACYGPMPEGIRALQLATEPRFACLADTHPLANREALTLADLADQPVIGFPPEMDREWRDFWAADPRPDGSPVRYTDQTGITLEACVSLVSLGNGIRFVSESSRGLMPWPGIRFIPVTDLPPCTAMLAWSASRPPSHAFGMLLHALSAYIRTAGAVTVGSIKR
- a CDS encoding protein spdB: MSAKTVLPAVAMTAVSMVLTLAVVLVWLGTAVPWPVALVVGLGIDGGWLATLAYERRLAAQGDHNRTVTGVGWFFGLVATGVLIAHALTAEESPGAWLAVAWLPLAAKAMWLVHSLWERTALTPAALGAIRGIQQEARDEAAVARARLRAEAATEETRLTAVTQAGARVARVQAKTADTLAEAWSTLETARRGEETGRALTSVTTRVTPGVTPSWELPVWGPTEPVPALETGPALTDEALDALVDEIRHSETPALSYREMSARFRAAGHSASEVRLRAAWKRVAA
- a CDS encoding cupin domain-containing protein; its protein translation is MTLETRDALVILPEQAEHVPLPHGGGFRLLADGGETGGALGANRLTLGAGADGARTHHHALSTELFYVLDGTVEFFLDGELKPVGAGGLVVVPPTMPHAFGAAAGTTADLIAVLTPGVDRFGYFRALGRIQHGLEPFESLLPQQDRYDVHFHDPAAWQAARGSADAGGPAAHP
- a CDS encoding DUF6284 family protein; this encodes MKCIVAVPAGVTALDLDREPSAAELDAIDREMPVIRAEVELLDVQIMTLDRPLSELDERRLRRARRRVLAARVAVINQTAGASVPGGAA